In the Gossypium arboreum isolate Shixiya-1 chromosome 10, ASM2569848v2, whole genome shotgun sequence genome, one interval contains:
- the LOC108488963 gene encoding SPX domain-containing protein 2-like: protein MKHGKRHRAEIARSLPQWERKFLCYKALKKKLKLRQDMGFRHSLGRELDKVNDFFIDKEEDYIILFRELESKAENINGHEEMLELLKEILAFHSEMVMLLHYSVINFAGNTPYFLIMIYIRIFALATIFSSCETKQG, encoded by the exons ATGAAACATGGAAAAAGACACAGAGCTGAGATCGCAAGAAGCTTACCTCAATGGGAACGCAAGTTTTTGTGTTACAAGGCATTAAAGAAGAAACTGAAACTGAGACAAGACATGGGCTTCAGACACTCATTAGGCAGGGAACTCgataaggtcaatgactttttcATTGACAAAGAGGAAGATTATATCATCCTCTTCAGG GAGCTTGAAAGCAAGGCTGAAAACATAAATGGCCATGAAGAAATGttggaattgctcaaggaaattTTGGCTTTTCATTCAGAGATGGTGATGCTACTCCATTACAGCGTCATTAACTTTGCAGGTAATACACCCTATTTTTTAATCATGATTTACATTCGAATCTTTGCACTTGCAACCATTTTTTCAAGCTGTGAAACAAAACAGGGTTGA